AGGGCCGGACATTTATCGCAATTTTGCAATCCCTCTCAATCTGGAAGAAGATAAATGGATCCAGGCCATAGAATTCAGACCCGGAAAACGTTCGGTGGTACACCATTCGCTTTTCAGTTATGATACGAGCGGTCAGGCACGTGAACAGGATGTGGCAGATCCAATTCCTGGATACAGAAGTATGGGAGGAGAAGCTCAGCGTGGAGAGAGTTCTCTTGGAGGCTGGGCAGTTGGAGGTATTCCAAAAAAATTACCCGAAGGACTGGCTTTTTATCTCCCTAAGGGCGCTGACCTGATTCTATCCACGCATTTTCATCCGTCCGGGAAAGAAGAAACGGAAGTATCAACGGTCGGATTATATTTTTCGAATGAACCTCCTAAAGAAAGATTTACAGCCATTCAGCTTCCTCCGGTTTTCGGCGCGTTGGCGGGAGTCAACATACCCGCCGGAGAAAGCAATTATACGAAAACGGATTCGTTTGTTCTTCCTGTAGACGTAAAGGCATTTGGCGTCAGTTCCCATGCCCATTATTTAGGTAAGCGTATGAAAATGACCGCCACCCTGCCCAATGGTGAAATGAAAGAACTTCTTTCGATAACGGATTGGGATTTTTCCTGGCAGGAACAATATCGTTACAAGGACTTTGTTTATCTTCCTGCGGGAACGAGGCTGGATGGAGAAGTTGTTTGGGACAATTCAGAGGATAACCCAAACAATCCCAATAACCCTCCAATAGGCGTTAGGTGGGGGCGAGAGTCTGCAGATGAAATGGGAAGTGTGTCACTACAGATGGTTGCAGCAAATAAGAATGAATTCGGAAAACTCAATCAGGCGATTAGAACCCACACGGCCGAGTCCGGGAGGAATAAGGGCCGCGGAGCGTTGGCAGGAAGAGGTGGAAATAATCGAGAAGGATTTTTAAAACGAATGATCGAGCGGTTCGATGAAGATGGCGATGGAGTTCTGAGTCCTTCAGAACGCGAGGCTGCGCAATCGGCATTTGAAAGATAACCTTGATGGTTTTACCAAGAAACCAAGTAAGTCCTACATCGCGACTTTTTGAATCGTAGCTATGTCTCGGTAGGTTCTAACTGCTGATTCCCAGACGGCTCGCTCGCCGATCGAGCCCTACCCAAAATAATCATTCCACTCTTTTCGACGCTTTTCAAAATCGCTACTCCATTCTTAAAAAGCGTTTCTTTGTTCTCGGCTTTTTGAGGCAGGTAAGATCAATTACCAGCTGTATGGAAGGAAATGATTTAGTTATAACTATACTCAGCTGCGCATTCTTCATGGCATTGGTTGCATGGATATCCTATTTGAAAACACGCGGAGAAGTGAGCACGAAAGACGGCTACTTCCTTGCTGGAAGAGGACTGGGTGCAATATTTATCGCGGGTTCGATGCTGTTAACAAATCTCTCGGCGGAACAGTTGATAGGACTTAACGGCTCAGCCTACGGTTATAATATGAGCAGTATGGGTTGGGAAGTTACGGCGGCAGTCGCTACTATTGCTATGGCGGTTATTTTCCTGCCGCGTTATCTGGCCGGAGCATTCAGCACTCTCCCTCAATTCCTCAACGATCGATTCGATGGAAGCGTCCGGCGGATGTCGGTGATTTTGTTTATGGTGGGCTATGGACTGGTTACGATACCGTCAGTTCTCTACGCGGGTTCAGTTGCAGTATTGAGGCTATTCGATGTTCCCGAGCTGTTTAATATCGGATACGTCCCGGCTTTGATCCTGACCATTGTCAGCATAGGAAGCATCGGCGCCATTTATGCCGTGTTTGGAGGACTAAAGGCTGTCGCAGTTTCGGATACATTGAATGGCGTCGGTCTCTTGATCATCGGTATCGCCGTACCCATTCTGGGACTATCTGCGCTAGGCCACGGCAGTATAGCTGAAGGACTTTCCATAATTACCACGAATGAAACGTACAAACTGGACGCTATTGGCAGTGCTACAGATCCAACTCCATTTGGCACACTGTTTACCGGGATGATTTTTGCCAATCTGTTTTACTGGTGCACCAATCAATATGTGATTCAAAGAACCTTGGGAGCAAAGAACCTGGCAGAAGGACAAAAGGGCGTCCTGTTCTCCGGTTTTTTCAAAATTCTGGTGCCCTTCATGATGATGATTCCCGGAGTCATCGCGTTCCATCTCTATGGCCCCGGCTTGGCAACAATCGATCTGGCCTATCCGCAGTTGATTCGCGATGTGCTACC
This genomic stretch from Verrucomicrobiota bacterium harbors:
- a CDS encoding solute:sodium symporter family transporter, with the translated sequence MEGNDLVITILSCAFFMALVAWISYLKTRGEVSTKDGYFLAGRGLGAIFIAGSMLLTNLSAEQLIGLNGSAYGYNMSSMGWEVTAAVATIAMAVIFLPRYLAGAFSTLPQFLNDRFDGSVRRMSVILFMVGYGLVTIPSVLYAGSVAVLRLFDVPELFNIGYVPALILTIVSIGSIGAIYAVFGGLKAVAVSDTLNGVGLLIIGIAVPILGLSALGHGSIAEGLSIITTNETYKLDAIGSATDPTPFGTLFTGMIFANLFYWCTNQYVIQRTLGAKNLAEGQKGVLFSGFFKILVPFMMMIPGVIAFHLYGPGLATIDLAYPQLIRDVLPVYATGFFLAVLLGAVFSSFNSLLNSAATLFCLDVYAPMKKEEVSDEQMLRVAKIASVVIALFSFIVAPLLYFSPDGLWQIIRIFTGFYNIPVVAVVLVGLFTKRVPALGAKIAIIFHVVAYGLMKFVLDELLPIHFLHLYAVLFLIEVGIMLATGYLRPQAVAWTYEMKNLVDMTPWRFLIPCSATLFSGVVATYLLFSKVGLVDGTTSLFWVLIILLIVINGGLWFWFSRHKSPAGMIVGSSSKE